One genomic segment of Arthrobacter sp. Marseille-P9274 includes these proteins:
- the rapZ gene encoding RNase adapter RapZ codes for MSEEEDLTPVKPEESELLVVTGMSGAGRTTAAHALEDHGWYVVDNLPPQMLGTLAELVSRMPDSLTRLAVVVDVRSKNLHRDIKEALNGLRASAINFRVLFLDAADNVLVRRFEQGRRPHPLQGDGRISDGITAERELLAGLKDAADLVVDTTDMNVHTLATNITELFSDSGPIVLRLNVMSFGFKYGLPVDANFVADARFIPNPHWVPALRPHTGLEKQVSDYVLVESGAEEFIKRFVYALEPVLEGYRQENKHYATIAVGCTGGKHRSVAVAEELAKRLAQLPRVKVAVQHRDLGRE; via the coding sequence ATGTCGGAGGAAGAGGATCTCACGCCGGTGAAACCGGAAGAATCCGAACTGCTGGTGGTCACGGGCATGTCCGGGGCCGGCCGCACCACGGCGGCGCATGCGCTGGAAGACCACGGCTGGTACGTGGTGGACAACCTGCCGCCGCAGATGCTCGGTACGCTCGCCGAGCTGGTCTCGCGGATGCCGGACTCGCTGACCCGGCTCGCCGTCGTCGTCGACGTGCGGAGCAAGAACCTGCACCGCGACATCAAAGAGGCCCTCAACGGCCTGCGGGCCAGCGCGATCAACTTCCGGGTCCTCTTCCTCGACGCCGCGGACAACGTCCTGGTGCGGCGCTTCGAACAGGGCCGGCGGCCCCACCCGCTGCAGGGCGACGGCCGGATCTCGGACGGCATCACGGCGGAGCGGGAACTACTGGCCGGGTTGAAGGATGCCGCGGACCTGGTCGTCGACACGACGGACATGAACGTCCACACGCTCGCCACCAACATTACCGAGCTGTTCTCGGACTCCGGCCCGATCGTGCTGCGCCTTAACGTGATGAGCTTCGGGTTCAAGTACGGCCTGCCGGTGGACGCCAATTTCGTGGCGGACGCGCGCTTCATTCCCAACCCGCACTGGGTCCCGGCGTTGCGGCCGCACACCGGCCTGGAGAAGCAGGTCAGCGACTACGTGCTGGTCGAGTCCGGCGCGGAGGAGTTCATCAAGCGGTTCGTCTACGCCCTGGAACCGGTGCTCGAAGGCTACCGGCAGGAGAACAAGCACTACGCCACCATCGCCGTCGGCTGCACCGGCGGCAAGCACCGCTCGGTGGCCGTGGCCGAAGAGCTCGCCAAGCGGCTCGCACAGCTTCCACGCGTCAAGGTTGCGGTCCAGCACCGGGACCTGGGGCGCGAATAG
- the yvcK gene encoding gluconeogenesis factor YvcK family protein, whose protein sequence is MALLTGPLPRIPVAQPDRSGGSRGPNPPSVVALGGGHGLSASLAALRLLTTELTAIVTVADDGGSSGRLRRELGVLPPGDLRMALASLCDDTEWGQTWRDVMQHRFKSLDDVEGSLDNHALGNLLIVTLWELLGDPVAGLQWAGALLGARGQVLPMATVPLTIEGDVLTEDPEGRLRSVTISGQSKLAAAGRNARVNDVRLIPGDAPACAEALNAIELADWIILGPGSWYTSVLPHLMLPQLRDALCASPARRILTMNLATDTKETSGMTAADHLAALHRYAPGMKFDAVLADPFAVGHRAEFESAAGRLGASVVFGRVGTPGRRAVHDPLRLATAYHDIFAGEHE, encoded by the coding sequence GTGGCATTGCTGACAGGGCCGCTGCCGCGCATCCCGGTGGCCCAGCCGGACCGATCCGGTGGTTCGCGGGGCCCGAATCCGCCGTCGGTCGTTGCCCTGGGCGGCGGCCACGGCCTCTCAGCCTCGCTCGCCGCGCTGCGCCTGCTCACCACGGAGCTCACCGCCATTGTGACGGTGGCGGACGACGGCGGATCCTCCGGCCGCCTGCGCCGCGAGTTGGGCGTCCTCCCGCCGGGGGACCTGCGGATGGCACTGGCCTCGCTGTGCGACGACACGGAGTGGGGCCAGACCTGGCGCGACGTGATGCAGCACCGCTTCAAGTCGCTCGACGATGTGGAAGGCAGCCTGGACAACCATGCCCTCGGCAACCTGCTCATCGTCACTCTCTGGGAGCTCCTCGGCGACCCGGTGGCCGGGCTGCAGTGGGCAGGAGCGCTGCTCGGCGCCCGCGGCCAGGTCCTGCCGATGGCGACGGTGCCGCTGACCATCGAGGGCGACGTGCTGACCGAAGACCCGGAGGGCCGGCTGCGCAGCGTCACGATCTCCGGCCAGTCCAAGCTGGCGGCGGCCGGACGGAATGCCCGGGTCAACGACGTGCGGCTGATTCCCGGGGACGCGCCGGCCTGTGCGGAGGCCTTGAACGCCATCGAGCTGGCGGACTGGATCATCCTGGGCCCCGGGTCTTGGTACACCTCCGTACTGCCGCATCTGATGCTGCCGCAGCTGCGCGATGCCCTCTGCGCGTCGCCGGCGCGCCGGATCCTGACCATGAACCTGGCCACCGACACCAAGGAGACTTCCGGCATGACTGCCGCGGACCATCTGGCCGCGCTGCACCGCTATGCCCCCGGGATGAAGTTCGATGCGGTCCTTGCCGATCCGTTCGCGGTCGGCCACCGCGCGGAGTTCGAATCCGCCGCTGGCCGTCTCGGCGCCTCCGTGGTGTTCGGTAGAGTGGGAACTCCCGGCAGGCGCGCGGTCCATGATCCGCTGAGGCTTGCGACGGCCTATCACGACATTTTTGCCGGGGAGCATGAATGA
- the whiA gene encoding DNA-binding protein WhiA: MALTAAVKDELSRLDIKKSQVRKAEVSATLRFAGGLHIISGRIVIEAEVDLAATARRLRTAIAEVYGHSSDIIVVSGGGLRRGNRYVVRVVKDGESLARQTGLLDARGRPVRGLPSVVVNGSTADAEAVWRGAFLAHGSLTEPGRSSALEVTCPGPEAALALVGAARRLGISAKAREVRGVDRVVIRDGDTIAALLTRMGAHDALMVWEERRMRKEVRATANRLANFDDANLRRSAQAAVAAGARVERALEILGEDVPEHLRYAGGLRVAHKQASLDELGRLADPPMTKDAIAGRIRRLLAMADKRAVELGIPGTEANVTAEMLDE; encoded by the coding sequence ATGGCGCTGACTGCAGCGGTCAAAGATGAACTTTCCCGCCTGGACATCAAGAAGTCCCAAGTACGCAAGGCAGAGGTCTCGGCGACCCTTCGCTTCGCCGGAGGCCTGCACATAATTTCCGGGCGGATCGTGATCGAGGCCGAGGTGGACCTGGCCGCGACAGCACGTCGCCTGCGTACGGCGATCGCCGAGGTCTACGGGCACAGCAGCGACATCATCGTGGTCTCCGGCGGGGGTCTGCGCCGCGGCAACCGCTACGTGGTTCGGGTGGTCAAGGACGGCGAGTCCCTCGCGCGCCAGACCGGCCTGCTCGATGCCCGCGGCCGGCCCGTCCGCGGCCTTCCGTCGGTCGTAGTTAATGGTTCCACCGCCGACGCCGAAGCCGTCTGGCGCGGTGCCTTCCTCGCGCACGGTTCGCTGACCGAGCCGGGCCGGTCCTCCGCGCTGGAAGTCACCTGCCCGGGCCCGGAGGCCGCGCTGGCACTGGTCGGGGCGGCCCGTCGGTTGGGGATCTCGGCCAAGGCGCGGGAAGTGCGCGGCGTAGACCGCGTGGTGATCCGCGACGGCGATACGATCGCCGCCCTGCTGACCCGGATGGGCGCCCACGACGCGCTGATGGTGTGGGAGGAACGCCGGATGCGCAAGGAGGTGCGGGCTACCGCCAACCGCCTGGCCAACTTCGACGACGCGAACCTGCGCCGCTCCGCCCAGGCTGCCGTGGCCGCGGGGGCGCGCGTCGAGCGCGCGCTGGAGATCCTCGGCGAGGACGTGCCGGAGCACCTCCGCTACGCCGGCGGCCTGCGGGTGGCACACAAGCAGGCGAGCCTGGATGAACTCGGCCGCCTGGCGGATCCGCCGATGACCAAGGACGCCATCGCCGGCCGCATCCGGCGCCTGCTGGCCATGGCGGACAAGCGCGCCGTCGAACTGGGCATTCCCGGCACGGAGGCGAATGTGACCGCGGAGATGTTGGACGAGTAG
- a CDS encoding superoxide dismutase → MSKYELPELPYDYAALEPHISARIMELHHSKHHAAYVAGANTALEKMAEARDKGDAASAAKLSKDLQFNLGGHINHSIFWNNLSPEGGDKPEGELAAALDEFFGSFDNFRGHFTGAATTIQGSGWAILAYEPIGGNLVIEQMYDQQNGVPVATTPLLQLDMWEHAFYLDYQNVKADYVKAFWNIVNWADVAKRFDAARSGAAALVIPGK, encoded by the coding sequence GTGAGCAAGTACGAACTGCCTGAACTGCCATACGATTACGCCGCGCTGGAGCCGCACATCTCCGCCCGCATCATGGAGCTGCACCACAGCAAGCACCATGCCGCGTACGTGGCCGGCGCCAACACCGCGCTCGAGAAGATGGCGGAGGCCCGGGACAAGGGGGATGCCGCCTCGGCCGCGAAACTGTCCAAGGACCTGCAGTTCAACCTGGGCGGCCACATCAACCACTCCATCTTCTGGAACAACCTCTCTCCGGAAGGCGGTGACAAGCCCGAGGGCGAGCTGGCTGCGGCACTCGATGAGTTCTTCGGCTCGTTCGACAACTTCCGCGGCCACTTCACCGGTGCCGCCACCACCATCCAGGGCTCCGGCTGGGCCATCCTGGCCTACGAGCCGATCGGCGGAAACCTGGTCATCGAGCAGATGTACGACCAGCAGAACGGCGTCCCGGTCGCAACCACCCCGCTGCTGCAGCTGGATATGTGGGAGCACGCGTTCTACCTCGACTACCAGAACGTCAAGGCCGACTACGTCAAGGCCTTCTGGAACATCGTGAACTGGGCCGACGTTGCCAAGCGCTTCGACGCCGCGCGTTCCGGCGCCGCCGCACTGGTCATTCCCGGCAAGTAG
- the gap gene encoding type I glyceraldehyde-3-phosphate dehydrogenase: MTTRVAINGFGRIGRNFFRAALAQGADLEIVAINDLTDAKTLAHLLKYDSVMGRISESVEVKDDGLLVGGRTVRVLAERDPAQLPWKDLDVDIVIESTGFFTKARDARKHIDAGAAKVLISAPGSDVDLTVVLGVNDGDYDPQAHHIISNASCTTNCLAPLAMVLHENFGIERALMTTIHAYTADQNLQDGPHRDLRRARAAAINVVPTSTGAAKAIGLVLPELKGKLDGYAIRVPVPTGSATDLTAQLSREVTVEEVNAAYKMAAADERLAGILTYSEDPLVSSDIVTDPASSIFDSGLTKVIGDQVKVVAWYDNEWGYSNRLVDLAELVASKMS; the protein is encoded by the coding sequence GTGACAACTCGTGTAGCAATCAACGGATTCGGACGCATCGGACGCAACTTCTTCCGCGCGGCCCTGGCCCAGGGGGCCGACCTCGAAATCGTCGCGATCAACGACCTGACGGACGCCAAAACGCTCGCCCACCTGCTGAAGTACGACAGCGTCATGGGCCGCATTTCGGAGAGCGTGGAGGTCAAGGACGACGGGCTCCTGGTCGGGGGCAGGACCGTCAGGGTCCTGGCCGAGCGGGACCCGGCGCAGCTTCCCTGGAAGGACCTCGACGTCGACATCGTCATCGAGAGCACCGGGTTCTTCACGAAGGCGCGGGACGCCCGCAAGCACATCGATGCCGGCGCCGCCAAAGTCCTGATTTCCGCCCCTGGTTCCGACGTCGACCTGACCGTCGTATTGGGCGTCAACGACGGGGACTATGATCCCCAGGCGCACCACATCATCTCCAACGCCTCCTGCACCACGAACTGCCTGGCCCCGCTGGCGATGGTGCTGCATGAGAACTTCGGCATCGAGCGCGCCCTCATGACAACCATCCACGCCTACACGGCGGACCAGAACCTGCAGGACGGCCCGCACCGGGACCTCCGCCGCGCCCGGGCCGCCGCGATCAACGTGGTGCCGACCTCCACCGGCGCGGCCAAGGCGATCGGCTTGGTGCTGCCGGAGCTGAAGGGCAAGCTGGACGGCTACGCCATCCGCGTCCCGGTGCCGACGGGCTCGGCCACCGACCTGACGGCGCAGCTGTCGCGGGAGGTGACGGTCGAGGAAGTCAACGCCGCCTACAAAATGGCGGCCGCCGACGAACGGCTGGCGGGCATCCTGACCTACTCGGAGGATCCGCTTGTGTCGTCGGATATCGTCACAGATCCGGCATCTTCGATCTTCGACTCCGGACTGACTAAGGTTATTGGTGACCAGGTGAAAGTCGTTGCGTGGTACGACAACGAGTGGGGTTATTCCAACCGCCTGGTGGATCTGGCCGAACTGGTCGCCTCCAAAATGAGCTGA
- the pgk gene encoding phosphoglycerate kinase: MTARALDELLAEGVRGRTVLVRSDLNVPLEGEESSLTVADDGRIRASLPVLEKLASAGARVIVMAHLGRPKGEPQEKYSLRPAVERLKELAPFTVRFAEDTVGESARLRAAELQDGEALVLQNLRFDARETSKVDAERQEFASELAALTGGQGAYVDDAFGAVHRKHASVFDIASLLPSYQGDLVRTEVEVLDRLTEAPQRPYVVVLGGSKVSDKLAVIENLLRRADAILVGGGMVFTFLAAQGHKVASSLLEEDQLDTVRGYLAKAKENGCDFVLPTDIVVAEKFSAEAAHETVPAQDIESSSFGQSGIGLDIGPESAEAFAQRIHSANTVFWNGPMGVFEFPAFANGTRTVAKALTGTDGFTVVGGGDSAAAVRSLGFDDDAFGHISTGGGASLEYLEGKSLPGLTALGR, encoded by the coding sequence ATGACTGCACGCGCTCTTGATGAACTGCTGGCCGAAGGCGTCCGCGGACGCACCGTTCTGGTCCGTTCGGACCTGAACGTCCCGTTGGAAGGGGAGGAATCCTCGCTGACGGTCGCCGATGACGGACGGATCCGGGCCTCGCTGCCGGTCCTGGAGAAGCTGGCCTCCGCCGGCGCTCGGGTCATCGTGATGGCGCACCTGGGCCGGCCCAAGGGCGAACCGCAGGAGAAGTACTCGCTGCGCCCCGCCGTCGAACGTTTGAAGGAACTGGCACCGTTCACCGTCCGGTTCGCAGAGGACACCGTGGGCGAGAGCGCGCGCCTGCGTGCCGCGGAACTACAGGACGGCGAAGCGCTGGTCCTGCAAAACCTGCGTTTCGACGCGCGGGAGACCAGCAAGGTCGACGCCGAGCGGCAGGAGTTCGCCTCGGAACTGGCCGCGCTGACGGGCGGCCAGGGCGCCTACGTGGATGATGCCTTCGGCGCGGTGCATCGCAAGCATGCCAGTGTCTTCGACATCGCTAGCCTGCTGCCGTCGTACCAGGGCGACCTGGTCCGCACCGAGGTCGAGGTGCTGGACCGGCTGACCGAGGCGCCGCAGCGGCCCTACGTCGTGGTGCTCGGCGGGTCCAAGGTGTCGGACAAGCTTGCGGTGATCGAGAACCTGCTGCGCCGCGCGGATGCCATCCTCGTCGGCGGTGGCATGGTCTTCACCTTCCTCGCTGCGCAGGGCCACAAGGTGGCCTCCAGCCTGCTCGAGGAGGATCAGCTGGACACCGTCCGCGGCTATCTGGCCAAGGCCAAGGAGAACGGCTGCGACTTCGTGCTGCCCACGGACATCGTCGTGGCCGAGAAGTTCTCCGCCGAAGCCGCCCATGAGACCGTGCCGGCCCAGGACATCGAGTCCTCCAGCTTCGGCCAGTCCGGCATCGGGCTGGACATCGGCCCGGAATCGGCCGAGGCCTTTGCCCAGCGGATCCATTCCGCGAACACCGTCTTCTGGAACGGCCCAATGGGCGTGTTCGAGTTCCCGGCCTTCGCCAACGGCACCCGCACCGTGGCCAAGGCCCTGACCGGAACCGACGGCTTCACCGTGGTGGGCGGCGGGGACTCGGCCGCCGCGGTCCGCAGCCTCGGTTTCGACGACGATGCCTTCGGGCACATCTCGACCGGCGGCGGGGCGAGCCTCGAGTACCTCGAAGGCAAGTCCCTGCCCGGCCTCACTGCGCTGGGACGCTAA
- the tpiA gene encoding triose-phosphate isomerase, giving the protein MTTSTNGKFDRTPLIAGNWKMNMDHVQSITLLQKLAWTLSDARHDFKRVEVAVFPPFTDLRSVQTLVRGDDLEVAYGGQDLSEFDSGAYTGDISGQFLARLGCSYVLVGHSERRTVHGESDETLNAKVRAAFRHSLVPVLCVGEGLAVRQAGNHVAHTLEQLRADLAGLPAEDAARLVVAYEPVWAIGTGEVAGPSDAQEMCAAIRAEIASLYDDAVAAGVRLLYGGSVKAANAAAILKEREVDGVLVGGASLDVAEFANIVRFEHHLVTD; this is encoded by the coding sequence GTGACTACCTCGACCAACGGCAAGTTCGATCGCACGCCGCTGATTGCCGGCAACTGGAAGATGAATATGGACCATGTCCAGTCCATCACGTTGCTCCAGAAGCTCGCCTGGACGCTGAGCGACGCCCGGCACGACTTCAAGCGGGTCGAGGTGGCGGTCTTCCCGCCCTTCACCGACCTGCGGAGCGTCCAGACCCTGGTCCGCGGCGACGACCTCGAGGTGGCCTACGGCGGCCAGGATCTCTCCGAGTTCGATTCGGGTGCCTACACCGGCGACATCTCCGGGCAGTTCCTTGCCCGCCTCGGCTGCAGCTACGTGCTGGTGGGCCACTCCGAACGCCGGACCGTCCACGGGGAGTCCGACGAGACCCTCAACGCCAAGGTCAGGGCCGCCTTCCGGCATTCCCTGGTCCCGGTCCTCTGCGTCGGGGAGGGGCTGGCCGTGCGGCAGGCCGGGAACCACGTGGCACACACTCTCGAGCAGTTGCGTGCCGACCTCGCGGGACTGCCGGCCGAGGACGCGGCCCGGCTCGTGGTCGCCTACGAGCCGGTCTGGGCGATCGGCACCGGCGAGGTCGCCGGCCCCTCGGACGCCCAGGAAATGTGCGCCGCCATCCGCGCCGAAATCGCAAGCCTGTACGACGACGCGGTGGCCGCGGGCGTACGGCTGCTTTACGGGGGATCGGTCAAGGCCGCGAACGCGGCGGCCATCCTCAAGGAGCGCGAAGTCGACGGCGTACTGGTCGGCGGCGCCAGCCTCGACGTTGCCGAATTTGCTAACATTGTCAGGTTCGAGCACCATCTGGTGACGGACTAA
- the secG gene encoding preprotein translocase subunit SecG, with protein sequence MDALKITLQIVLGITSLLLTLLILLHKGRGGGMSDMFGGGMTTSLGSSGVAERNLNRFTVVLGLVWGTVIVALGLIMRFSAEA encoded by the coding sequence GTGGACGCTCTGAAGATCACGCTGCAAATCGTGCTGGGAATCACCAGTCTCCTCCTGACGCTGCTGATTCTGCTGCACAAGGGTCGCGGCGGCGGTATGTCGGACATGTTCGGCGGCGGAATGACGACGTCACTGGGTTCTTCCGGTGTGGCCGAGCGGAACCTGAACAGGTTCACCGTGGTGCTCGGCCTGGTGTGGGGCACGGTCATCGTCGCCCTCGGGCTGATTATGCGCTTCAGCGCCGAAGCATAA
- a CDS encoding RNA polymerase-binding protein RbpA → MESSYGLRAVRAGSATGAGLAGWQADTGRIVEMVRKVPVTYWCPQGHETTPVFAELAEMEIPKTWDCPRCGRTACRERGGANAERPGDEPFKSHLEYAKERRTPEEAERVLQDALDRLRRRRS, encoded by the coding sequence ATGGAATCTTCCTACGGGCTCAGAGCCGTGCGCGCCGGTTCGGCTACAGGCGCCGGCCTGGCAGGTTGGCAGGCCGACACCGGTCGTATCGTCGAAATGGTCCGCAAGGTTCCGGTGACGTACTGGTGTCCGCAGGGTCATGAGACGACGCCGGTCTTCGCGGAGCTGGCCGAGATGGAGATCCCCAAGACGTGGGACTGCCCGCGCTGCGGACGAACCGCCTGCCGCGAACGCGGCGGCGCCAACGCGGAGCGGCCGGGGGATGAGCCGTTCAAGAGCCACTTGGAATACGCGAAGGAGCGGCGCACCCCGGAGGAAGCCGAGCGCGTCCTGCAGGACGCCCTTGACCGGCTGCGGCGGCGGCGGTCCTAG
- the sbnA gene encoding 2,3-diaminopropionate biosynthesis protein SbnA: MPIINDPHLFNEQSLFVDLEGVLGRRLYLKIEGFNFAGSIKLKPAREMVEQAERTGLVGPGSVLVESSSGNLGVALSMIAASKGYHFVCVIDPRCNPATAQLMEALGAQVDLVTEPDPVDGFLGARLNHVRELCASDDRYVWLNQYSNPGNWGAHYRWTAPEIAAQFPDLDVLFVGAGTTGTLMGCARYFREHRPDVRIVAVDAVGSVSFGRPPATRLIPGLGMSVRPPQLDESLIDDVVFVEEVDTVRACHRLAAGGYLLGGSTGTVVHGAMTWLEAHQARDITAVTISPDMGRPYLDTIYQPDWVLDHFGADAAADAASTADPGLQSDPMSRPQLPAAAPRTDSVALRSISQ; encoded by the coding sequence ATGCCGATTATTAACGATCCGCACCTGTTCAACGAGCAGAGCCTATTCGTCGACTTGGAAGGGGTGCTGGGCCGACGGCTCTACCTGAAGATCGAGGGATTCAACTTCGCCGGCTCGATTAAGCTCAAGCCCGCCAGGGAGATGGTCGAGCAGGCCGAGCGGACAGGCCTCGTCGGTCCCGGATCTGTGCTGGTCGAGTCCTCCTCGGGGAACCTCGGCGTCGCGCTCAGCATGATCGCTGCCAGCAAGGGGTATCACTTCGTATGCGTGATCGATCCGCGCTGCAACCCCGCGACCGCGCAGCTCATGGAGGCGCTCGGGGCACAGGTGGACCTGGTCACCGAGCCGGATCCCGTCGACGGTTTCCTGGGGGCACGACTCAACCACGTCCGTGAACTGTGCGCGTCGGACGACCGGTACGTCTGGCTCAACCAGTACTCGAACCCCGGCAACTGGGGAGCGCACTACCGCTGGACCGCTCCCGAGATCGCCGCCCAGTTCCCGGACCTTGACGTGTTGTTCGTCGGAGCCGGAACAACGGGCACACTGATGGGTTGCGCACGGTACTTCCGGGAGCACCGCCCTGACGTCCGGATCGTCGCGGTCGACGCGGTAGGGTCGGTCTCGTTCGGCCGCCCGCCGGCCACCCGCCTGATCCCCGGGCTCGGGATGAGTGTGCGGCCGCCCCAACTCGACGAGTCCCTGATCGACGATGTGGTGTTCGTCGAGGAGGTGGACACGGTGCGCGCTTGCCACCGCCTCGCCGCGGGCGGGTACCTGCTCGGGGGCTCCACCGGAACCGTGGTCCACGGCGCCATGACATGGCTTGAGGCCCACCAGGCCCGGGATATCACCGCGGTGACCATCTCTCCCGATATGGGCCGCCCGTACCTGGACACCATCTACCAGCCCGACTGGGTGCTGGACCACTTCGGGGCCGACGCTGCCGCCGACGCCGCCTCGACTGCAGACCCAGGTCTACAGTCTGACCCGATGTCGAGGCCACAACTCCCGGCAGCCGCCCCGCGGACTGATTCCGTGGCACTAAGGAGCATTTCGCAGTGA